The following proteins are co-located in the Paraburkholderia phytofirmans PsJN genome:
- the dld gene encoding D-lactate dehydrogenase, translating to MSAAHTPLVTARPNVAHNLIAELRGIVGGKHTLTDDAATRRFRTGFRFGAGKALAVVRPGTIVEQWKVLQACVAANVIVITQASNTGLTGGSTPDGDDYDRDIVIVSTSRMKKVFVIDGGKQVVCLPGATLDQLERTLKPLGREPHSVIGSSCIGASVFGGVCNNSGGALVQRGPAYTEMAAFAQIDKTGKLQFVNHLGIRLGETPEDMLGRLERGEFSDSDVQHDAGAGSDHGYASHVREVDADTPARFNADPQRLYEASGSAGKLMVFAVRLDTFPIERNAKVFYIGTNQPDELTDIRRHALHDFKFLPISGEYLHRDAFDVAEEYGKDTFLAINYLGTSRLPALFGLKSRCDALFDRLGFLPSHFTDRVMQAASRLFPSHLPARMKQYRDKYEHHLMLKVAAESVGETRAFLSGYFASATGAYFECTDEEGRKAFLHRFAAAGAAVRYRAVHAREVENIVALDIALRRNDRDWIETLPPEIEETIAIKLYYGHFLCHVFHQDYIVRKGNDCLEVEHKMWTLLDRRGAEYPAEHNVGHLYHAKPQLAAFYRQLDPCNCFNPGIGQASKFRNYREAAV from the coding sequence ATGTCAGCAGCGCACACACCGTTAGTCACTGCCCGCCCCAACGTAGCCCACAACTTGATCGCGGAGCTACGCGGCATCGTCGGCGGGAAACACACGCTGACCGATGACGCCGCGACCCGCCGCTTTCGGACCGGCTTTCGCTTTGGCGCAGGCAAGGCGCTCGCGGTGGTGCGCCCCGGTACGATCGTCGAGCAATGGAAAGTGCTGCAGGCATGCGTCGCGGCGAACGTGATCGTGATCACGCAGGCATCGAACACGGGCCTCACGGGCGGCTCGACGCCGGACGGCGACGACTACGATCGTGACATCGTGATCGTCAGCACGAGCCGCATGAAGAAGGTGTTCGTGATCGACGGCGGCAAGCAGGTCGTCTGCCTGCCCGGCGCGACGCTCGACCAATTGGAAAGGACACTGAAGCCGCTTGGCCGGGAACCGCATTCGGTGATTGGCTCAAGTTGCATCGGCGCATCGGTATTCGGCGGTGTCTGCAACAACTCGGGTGGTGCGCTGGTGCAGCGCGGCCCGGCGTATACGGAAATGGCGGCGTTTGCGCAGATCGACAAAACGGGCAAGCTGCAGTTCGTCAACCATCTCGGGATCCGGCTCGGCGAAACGCCCGAAGATATGCTTGGCCGGCTCGAACGCGGTGAGTTCTCGGATTCCGATGTCCAGCACGACGCGGGCGCCGGATCGGACCACGGTTACGCAAGCCATGTGCGTGAGGTCGATGCCGATACGCCGGCGCGTTTTAACGCCGACCCGCAGCGTCTTTATGAAGCATCGGGCTCGGCTGGCAAGTTGATGGTTTTTGCAGTGAGACTCGACACGTTCCCGATCGAACGGAACGCCAAGGTGTTTTATATCGGCACGAACCAACCTGACGAGCTCACCGATATCCGCCGCCATGCGCTGCACGACTTCAAATTCTTGCCGATCTCGGGCGAATATCTTCATCGGGATGCTTTCGACGTCGCCGAAGAGTACGGCAAGGACACCTTTCTGGCGATCAATTATCTTGGCACGTCGCGCCTGCCCGCGCTGTTCGGATTGAAGAGCCGCTGCGATGCGCTGTTCGATCGTCTCGGCTTTCTCCCTTCCCATTTCACGGATCGCGTCATGCAGGCCGCGAGCCGCCTGTTCCCGAGCCATTTGCCGGCTCGGATGAAACAGTATCGCGACAAATACGAGCATCACCTGATGCTGAAGGTTGCAGCCGAAAGCGTCGGCGAAACCCGTGCGTTCCTCTCTGGGTACTTTGCGAGCGCCACGGGTGCTTATTTCGAATGCACCGATGAAGAGGGCAGAAAAGCGTTCCTGCATCGCTTCGCTGCCGCCGGCGCCGCGGTTCGCTATCGTGCCGTGCATGCCCGCGAGGTCGAGAATATCGTCGCACTCGACATCGCATTACGCCGCAACGATCGCGACTGGATCGAGACGCTGCCGCCCGAGATCGAGGAAACGATTGCCATCAAGCTGTACTACGGCCATTTCCTGTGCCATGTGTTCCACCAGGACTACATCGTCAGGAAGGGCAACGATTGCCTTGAGGTCGAACATAAAATGTGGACACTGCTGGACCGCCGCGGCGCGGAATATCCGGCGGAACATAACGTCGGCCATCTTTACCACGCGAAGCCGCAGCTTGCAGCGTTCTATCGGCAACTGGATCCTTGCAACTGCTTCAATCCGGGGATCGGACAGGCGTCGAAGTTCAGAAATTATCGCGAAGCGGCGGTTTAG
- a CDS encoding carboxymuconolactone decarboxylase family protein: MREAGFSDANIVEIAAFAAQFMLTNFVNNGFDTEVDLPVVETKVA, encoded by the coding sequence GTGCGCGAAGCTGGTTTCAGCGACGCGAACATTGTCGAAATCGCCGCGTTCGCCGCGCAATTCATGCTGACCAACTTCGTCAATAATGGGTTCGATACCGAGGTGGATTTACCGGTCGTCGAAACCAAAGTCGCGTAA
- a CDS encoding CBS domain-containing protein: MASVAQFLRSKASQTVWSTQASTSVYDAVAIMAHRRVGALIVVHEGRVAGIVTERDYARKIALMHRSSRNTPVRDIMSTTVRYVGPGQTTEECMALMTEYRIRYLPVITEGQVIGMVSIGDLIKNLIAEQEDTIRQLEHYIHGNTVQVGQRGFQTHSPAGFAT; this comes from the coding sequence ATGGCATCGGTTGCACAGTTCCTGCGTTCAAAAGCGTCCCAGACAGTATGGTCGACCCAGGCATCCACTTCGGTTTACGACGCGGTCGCGATCATGGCTCACCGGCGCGTGGGCGCGCTCATCGTCGTCCATGAGGGGCGCGTGGCCGGCATCGTCACGGAGCGCGACTACGCGCGCAAGATCGCGCTCATGCACCGCTCATCAAGGAATACGCCGGTGCGCGACATCATGTCGACGACTGTGCGCTATGTCGGCCCGGGGCAGACCACCGAGGAATGCATGGCGCTCATGACGGAATACCGGATTCGCTATTTGCCTGTCATTACGGAAGGACAGGTGATCGGCATGGTGTCGATCGGCGATCTGATCAAGAACCTGATTGCCGAGCAGGAAGACACAATCCGGCAATTGGAGCATTACATCCATGGCAACACTGTTCAGGTTGGTCAGCGTGGCTTTCAAACGCACTCACCAGCCGGTTTTGCCACCTGA
- the nhaR gene encoding transcriptional activator NhaR produces the protein MNFKHLHYFWVAAHAGGIVRAGEQLHISPQTLSGQIKLLEEALDKKLFRKSGRTLELTDAGRLALDYADEIFSLGSELESAVRRENEAGPQTRFRVGIADSVPKAIAYRLLEPALSPSVSVRMICHEGKLHALLAQLALHRLDLIIADAPIPADVNVKAFNHRLGRSTLSCFGAPALIQSGKKRFPLSLGQLPVLLPGTESAVRRKLDHWLASHAISPRIVGEFDDGAMTMAFAREGRGLLFAPTVLESQLQAEHKLATVGQINSIVEEFFAISIERRISHPAVAMILDAARSELFNV, from the coding sequence GTGAACTTTAAGCATCTGCATTACTTCTGGGTCGCGGCGCACGCGGGCGGCATCGTTCGGGCGGGCGAGCAGTTGCATATCTCGCCGCAAACGCTGAGCGGCCAGATCAAACTGCTCGAAGAAGCGCTGGATAAGAAGCTGTTCAGGAAAAGCGGCCGCACGCTCGAACTGACCGACGCGGGCCGCCTCGCGCTCGATTACGCCGACGAAATATTCTCGCTGGGTTCGGAGCTCGAAAGCGCCGTGCGGCGCGAGAACGAAGCGGGCCCGCAGACGCGGTTTCGCGTCGGCATCGCGGATTCGGTGCCGAAGGCGATCGCATACAGGCTGCTGGAGCCGGCGCTAAGCCCGTCCGTCTCGGTGCGCATGATCTGTCACGAGGGCAAGCTGCATGCACTGCTCGCGCAACTTGCCCTGCACCGCCTCGACCTGATCATCGCGGATGCTCCCATTCCCGCCGACGTCAATGTCAAGGCATTCAATCACCGGCTCGGCCGTTCCACACTCAGTTGTTTCGGCGCGCCAGCGCTGATCCAGAGCGGCAAGAAACGCTTCCCGTTGTCGCTCGGTCAGTTGCCGGTGCTGCTGCCCGGCACGGAATCGGCGGTGCGCCGCAAGCTGGACCATTGGCTGGCGTCCCATGCCATTTCGCCGCGCATCGTTGGCGAATTCGACGACGGCGCGATGACCATGGCGTTCGCTCGCGAAGGCCGCGGTTTGCTGTTCGCGCCGACCGTGCTGGAAAGCCAGCTACAGGCCGAGCACAAACTCGCGACGGTCGGGCAGATCAATTCCATCGTCGAGGAATTCTTTGCGATTTCGATCGAGCGCCGCATCAGCCATCCGGCTGTCGCGATGATTCTGGACGCGGCGCGCAGCGAGCTGTTCAACGTCTAG
- a CDS encoding universal stress protein — protein MFKHLLVPTDGSTLSEAAIQMTVTLAAESGAKVTGLHVIPEFHVLAYGTEMIADNEDRIIQTARQRAEDYLRVIKNAAAQAGVECNTVSESRAHPYEAIISVAAQQSCDLIVMASHGRSGMRAFLLGSETQKVLTHSSIPVLVVRQPAPGGAHPAR, from the coding sequence ATGTTCAAACATCTGCTGGTGCCGACCGACGGCTCGACGCTTTCCGAGGCCGCCATTCAGATGACGGTAACGCTCGCCGCGGAAAGCGGAGCCAAAGTCACTGGCCTCCATGTCATTCCGGAGTTTCATGTCCTCGCGTATGGCACGGAGATGATTGCCGACAACGAGGACCGCATCATTCAGACGGCGCGACAGCGCGCGGAGGACTATCTCCGTGTCATCAAAAACGCGGCCGCGCAGGCTGGCGTGGAGTGCAATACGGTCTCTGAAAGTCGCGCCCATCCTTATGAAGCGATTATCAGCGTTGCAGCGCAACAGAGCTGCGATCTCATCGTCATGGCGTCGCACGGTCGAAGCGGTATGCGGGCGTTCCTGCTCGGCAGCGAAACCCAAAAGGTCCTGACGCATAGTTCAATCCCGGTTCTGGTCGTGCGACAGCCGGCGCCTGGCGGCGCGCATCCAGCGCGCTAG
- a CDS encoding SDR family oxidoreductase codes for MSARIANRGTAGLGAINGALESMIGTLARELAPRRVNAVSPGVIDTAWWDKFPVDVKTDLFRQQAETLPVGRVGHAEDVAHALQFLMENTFMTGAIIECDGGLRLL; via the coding sequence ATTTCCGCGCGCATCGCGAATCGCGGCACGGCTGGCCTGGGTGCGATCAACGGCGCACTGGAAAGCATGATCGGTACGCTCGCGCGCGAACTGGCGCCACGGCGCGTGAACGCCGTTTCGCCAGGCGTGATCGATACCGCGTGGTGGGACAAGTTCCCTGTCGACGTCAAGACGGACCTGTTCCGCCAGCAAGCCGAAACGCTGCCGGTGGGACGCGTCGGCCACGCGGAAGACGTGGCGCACGCGCTGCAGTTTCTGATGGAGAACACCTTCATGACCGGCGCTATCATCGAATGCGACGGAGGCTTGCGGCTGCTCTAA
- a CDS encoding LysR family transcriptional regulator, whose amino-acid sequence MEFRQLRYFLAVAEHLHFTDAATHLGIAQPPLSQQILKLEREIGTPLFLRHPRRVELTEAGRLFRERAQRIVDDAQQAFVEVQNAGRGETGRLSLGFAGSTVFHPAVAMTMQRYRHAYERVAISCEESNSSLLLDKVADRQLDAALVRMPLNCRDLIVEPLVDEDMLAVLPANHRLNRRRRVDLADLADDPFILFPRPIGPDLYDSIIGACREAGFAPSIGMESPQISSAANLVAAGFGVAVVPASIRQIQVESVSYHGLRGNPLSTGIALIHRQREKSPTVLNFVRIFRQQRTASRKE is encoded by the coding sequence ATGGAATTTCGCCAACTGCGTTACTTCCTCGCCGTCGCCGAACACCTTCACTTCACCGACGCGGCAACTCATCTGGGCATCGCCCAGCCGCCTTTAAGCCAGCAGATACTGAAGCTCGAGCGGGAAATCGGCACCCCGCTGTTCCTCCGCCATCCACGCCGCGTCGAGCTGACCGAGGCGGGACGGCTCTTTCGCGAACGTGCGCAACGCATCGTGGATGACGCGCAGCAGGCATTCGTCGAAGTGCAGAACGCGGGACGAGGCGAGACCGGGCGCCTATCGCTCGGCTTCGCGGGTTCGACGGTGTTTCATCCGGCGGTCGCGATGACGATGCAGCGCTATCGGCATGCGTACGAGCGCGTCGCGATCAGTTGCGAGGAGAGCAACAGTTCGCTGCTGCTGGATAAAGTCGCCGACCGGCAGCTCGATGCCGCGCTGGTGCGCATGCCGCTGAACTGCCGGGATTTGATAGTCGAACCATTGGTCGACGAAGACATGTTGGCGGTGTTGCCGGCAAACCATCGCTTGAACCGGCGACGGCGCGTCGATCTGGCCGACCTTGCAGACGATCCGTTCATCCTCTTTCCGCGCCCCATCGGCCCGGATTTGTACGACTCGATTATCGGCGCCTGCCGTGAAGCCGGCTTCGCGCCCTCGATCGGCATGGAGTCGCCGCAGATCTCGTCGGCGGCGAATCTCGTGGCGGCGGGCTTCGGCGTCGCGGTGGTGCCCGCGTCGATCCGGCAGATCCAGGTCGAAAGCGTGTCGTATCACGGACTACGGGGCAATCCGCTGTCTACGGGCATCGCGTTGATCCATCGGCAGCGCGAGAAGTCGCCGACTGTACTGAACTTCGTGAGGATTTTTCGCCAGCAACGGACCGCCTCCCGCAAGGAATGA
- a CDS encoding RidA family protein, whose product MLDAPIELQAQRVLEPLKLCIETAGSSLDQVLKCNVYCTSVEAFPAVNAIYARFFGRNPPARIFVNVPAWPGRFDIEIDCVAAIDSSRA is encoded by the coding sequence GTGCTGGACGCGCCGATCGAACTGCAGGCGCAACGCGTGCTGGAACCACTGAAGCTGTGCATCGAGACGGCGGGTTCATCGCTCGATCAGGTGCTCAAATGCAACGTGTATTGCACGTCGGTTGAAGCGTTTCCGGCCGTCAACGCGATCTATGCGCGCTTCTTCGGAAGGAACCCGCCTGCGAGGATTTTCGTCAATGTGCCGGCGTGGCCAGGGCGCTTCGACATCGAGATCGATTGCGTCGCGGCAATCGATAGCAGCCGCGCCTAA
- a CDS encoding Tim44 domain-containing protein, giving the protein MYTQIINQLRRAAGAVTRGTAALGLAGLLALGAVASNDAEAKRVGGSQSIGRQSQTASPSGPAQRQQAQPAQQAAQTPAAAAGNRWMGPLAGLAAGLGIAALLSSFGLGEGLAQLMSNALLIGAVIFAGVMLFRFIANRRRPDLAYGNGAANRQQNGGTPFLNQMGQARPETTNFRGWPRAAMGSAAGADTVKAPELSSGPDQAAYLVTAKAMFMRLQGAWDRNEQGDLFELTTPEMFARLKQDLETRGREPSHTEVPQLDAEVLSTQSNADETLVSVRFYGQIREDDAQTAQPFQEIWNLVKQTQGDQAWRLAGIQQID; this is encoded by the coding sequence ATGTACACGCAAATCATCAATCAACTTCGACGTGCTGCCGGTGCGGTGACGCGCGGGACGGCAGCGCTCGGTCTTGCGGGGCTCCTTGCTCTCGGCGCCGTGGCTTCGAACGATGCCGAAGCGAAGCGCGTGGGCGGGAGCCAAAGCATCGGCAGACAGTCGCAAACGGCGTCGCCGTCCGGGCCGGCACAGCGCCAGCAAGCTCAACCGGCGCAGCAGGCCGCACAGACGCCGGCTGCCGCGGCGGGTAATCGCTGGATGGGCCCGCTCGCGGGGCTCGCCGCCGGACTCGGCATTGCGGCGTTGTTGTCTTCGTTTGGCCTCGGCGAGGGACTCGCGCAATTGATGTCCAATGCGTTGCTGATCGGCGCGGTGATTTTCGCGGGCGTGATGCTGTTCCGCTTTATCGCCAATCGGCGTCGTCCGGATCTCGCTTATGGGAACGGCGCCGCGAACCGGCAGCAAAACGGCGGCACGCCATTTCTGAATCAGATGGGGCAAGCGCGGCCTGAAACGACGAATTTTCGCGGCTGGCCGCGTGCCGCGATGGGATCGGCCGCGGGGGCGGACACCGTGAAGGCGCCCGAGCTTTCGTCCGGGCCGGATCAGGCTGCATATCTCGTAACGGCGAAGGCGATGTTCATGCGGCTTCAAGGAGCATGGGATCGCAACGAGCAGGGTGACCTGTTCGAGTTGACAACGCCGGAGATGTTCGCGCGTCTCAAGCAGGACCTGGAAACGCGAGGCCGCGAACCGAGCCATACGGAAGTGCCGCAACTCGATGCCGAAGTGCTTAGTACCCAAAGCAACGCGGACGAGACGCTGGTCAGCGTGCGCTTTTACGGTCAGATCCGGGAAGACGATGCACAGACCGCGCAGCCGTTCCAGGAAATCTGGAACCTGGTCAAGCAGACACAGGGCGACCAGGCGTGGCGGCTTGCCGGCATCCAGCAGATCGACTGA
- a CDS encoding GYD domain-containing protein, producing MATYVVLAQFTDQGIRNIKNSPQRAGQAAELARSFGCEMKEIFWTVGKYDIVTVIDAPDDQSFAAFGYALGSAGNVRTQTLRAFTKDECSAIIGKLP from the coding sequence ATGGCGACCTATGTAGTTCTTGCACAATTCACGGATCAGGGCATACGCAACATCAAGAACAGTCCGCAGCGGGCCGGTCAGGCGGCGGAGTTGGCCAGGTCCTTCGGCTGTGAAATGAAAGAGATCTTCTGGACGGTGGGCAAATACGACATCGTCACGGTCATCGACGCACCAGATGATCAAAGCTTCGCTGCATTCGGCTACGCGCTAGGATCGGCAGGCAATGTCCGGACGCAAACGCTGCGCGCGTTCACAAAAGACGAATGCAGCGCGATTATCGGCAAGCTTCCATAA
- a CDS encoding septal ring lytic transglycosylase RlpA family protein, with translation MKNNLHTTQNRLRDDADHVRLRRARGCSLQTLLFVVSSCFLSTALAAQPSASADTGPASATPAPRHLDRSGKSRKGKASYYGREFYKKEMADGTPMNPQSNAAASKTLPLGTKARVTNLKNGNSEVVEIRDRGPYVKDRIVDLSPKTADKLGLKKDGVVPVEVKPVEVPQPDGTVKPGAAVQESERGKSPVDVQHSLH, from the coding sequence ATGAAAAACAATCTTCATACCACACAGAATCGACTCCGCGACGATGCCGACCACGTTCGTTTGCGACGCGCGCGAGGATGCTCACTTCAAACGCTTCTATTTGTGGTCTCGTCGTGCTTCCTCAGCACGGCGCTTGCGGCGCAACCGTCGGCATCCGCCGATACCGGCCCGGCAAGCGCGACGCCGGCCCCACGCCATCTCGATCGCTCCGGCAAGTCGCGCAAGGGCAAGGCTTCGTACTATGGTCGGGAGTTCTATAAAAAAGAAATGGCCGACGGTACGCCGATGAATCCGCAATCCAATGCCGCCGCGAGCAAGACGCTACCGCTTGGCACCAAGGCCCGGGTCACGAATCTAAAAAACGGTAACAGCGAGGTGGTCGAAATCAGGGACCGTGGCCCCTATGTCAAGGATCGAATTGTCGACCTGTCACCTAAGACCGCGGACAAGCTCGGGTTGAAGAAAGACGGCGTCGTTCCCGTCGAAGTCAAACCGGTGGAAGTTCCGCAGCCCGACGGCACAGTGAAGCCGGGCGCAGCCGTACAGGAAAGCGAACGCGGCAAGTCGCCGGTCGACGTGCAGCATTCGTTGCATTGA